The nucleotide window ttgatcagcacagATCAGCatagaaaatagacccataaagcaacctcagcagtgacaaatgtcaCTGGGTCACTTGGGTTTATACGTCGGGGTCCGGTAGTGAAGCTCCGCTCCTGTTTAGCCTCCGAAGCCGTACAGGGTGCGGCCCTGGCGCTTCAGCACGTACACCACGTCCATGGCGGTGACGGTCTTCCTCTTGGCATGCTCGGTGTAGGTGACGGCGTCGCGGATGAcgttctccaggaacaccttcagcaccccGCGGGTCTCCTCGTAGATCAGCCCGGAGATCCGCTTCACTCCCCCACGGCGAGCCAGGCGGCGGATGGCGGGCTTGGTGATTCCCTGGATGTTGTCACAGAGAACCTTATGGTGACGCTTAGCGCCTCCTTTCCCGAGTCCCTTTCCGCCTTTGCCTCTTCCAGACATCTTCTAGTTATCAGCTGTGAAcacgacacacactgctcatctttgatgtataatagacatctttctttgatgtctattagacatcaaagaaagatttttataggtgtagaaactagtaaataaagccaatgatttgttttagaaatgtattcttaaaatatacaattattcacaccttaacaatatgtagttcaaattatacattatatacaatattgtattcaaatgtctaatcattataaaaaacacaactagtaaacttcagttaaaaattctagtaacatggcaatatatatatatattaatgacaaacacaaactaattacatgaacacgctaatatttaactcaaaaccacatttcgattcagatataaatttttaaaatttacaacttctttattttcacgaaaatattattaatgtagcacaaacgctactttctaataaagacagaaagaaactgtttgttttgtgtctcatggtgatcctcctctcgagactaatgaaatgtttaatatgatccctcgagaaaaaaaaggaatcaatttccgcctgtaatgattgatgccccatcaaacattttgtaatatccctggaagtttatacagtagaattctggttcgtggcttaaattcaaggtaaatgagactaaggaaacgagttggaaacttgatgtcgaagtgggatttaaatcacccatttcacattttacttcattgggcagtatgtgccagagagcaatGCCACAgcatcccttcgatagctcagttggtagagcggaggactgtagtggagtcaacaaggaatccttaggtcgctggttcgattctggctcgaaggaaggtgctttttgtgtaatttaatcaaagagttaaaaacgttttattcagacattgatcaaaagctcaataatcgACTAAGCAAaggctcctgttccgaattcagcccacgtctgattgtcttgttttggccaagatctgatctttgaattaagggactagactgtctgctttgtaattcaaaaatacatacaaatgtcaagttttttgtagatataaaggtgttctctgttttcaaaggatagttacttcattggcataatgatttggtattgattttgtatcgttgtattataaagtttgtgctttctgtgtttttatcgtattgtgaacttattttttaaacaaatgcttacaaaggcaaacacggcacacatctgtttataccagcggtgaattgtacatttttattaagtacaagctactgtgcacttctgggagtataacaggttcgatataaagtggcaaaaatataaaaggggaaaataccccagactgcatgTAAAGCCCTtgttgtgactgttttagataaGATGGCGTACtatgcacgaaatgttgcagaaacacaatctgatattttgatacaGGTAGGCCAGCGCTTCCAAAGCATGCAGGTGTAGAACAggacttaatgcatttttagaatgcagattgcagattagaatggcatatgtttagcaataatattatttatggtacctgaaagtttcaggttgttgcacaaagctaaggtatgcgtatacgtgatctgacaactggaatcaatttcctgtcgttaaactctgtttatttttaagttgataataataataataataataatacattttattttatatagcgcctttaaaggtggcttctcaaagcgctttacaggatgacaataacaataaataagaagactacaacaataaataagaaaatttcacaagacaggacacaattataattacaacaatacaacaataaaaatagaggagaccgtggaagatggtattaagaagagcagaggggtgaagaatggaaccagttaagtaaaggcttttctgaagaagaaggttttgagtctggatttgaaggagtttagagaaggtgtctctctaatatccttgggcaaagagttccagagcttgggggcatagcaggagaaggccctgtcgcccatacaatgtagacgggcttgggggacagtaaggagggcagaatttgaagagcggaggttgcgaggtggggagtagggcgataaaagttcagacaggtattgaggtgccaagccatgtaaagccttgtaggtgagcatgaggattttaaagtctacgcggaatttgaccggaagccagtgcaaggactccaggataggagtaatgtgaacacttgtactagacctggtcaggattctggctgctgaattttggacatactgcagcttgttcagagtagatttagatacaccagggagcagagcattgcagtagtcaattcgggagaatacaaatatgttgatcagcttttcagccacagttaatgatagcatagggcgtagtcttgcgatatttctaaggtgaaaaaaagatgttttgacagtatgctgtacatgtgggtcgaatgttaagccagaattgaatataaccccaaggtttttcaattttgattgaagctctagtacagagccatctacagacagggttacaggactggctttacgaagttgatggggggtaccaataagcatgacttcagtcttgtcacagttaagatgaaggaagttttgagtcatccaaatttttatgtcagagatgaatttagatagaatagagacagccacgtcagtgtcgggtttggtatggatgtatatttgagtatcgtcagcgtaaaaatgaaagctgaggccatgtgatcttaaaagctgaccaagtgggaacatgtaaatgctgaagagcaaggggcccagtattgagccctgggggacaccagacttgacaagaccgatttcagacctgtacccattgagagagacaaagtgacagcgatcagtgaggtaagacttaaaccatttgagggcagtgtcagagactccaaacacagtctcaagacgagaaagcaaggtgttatggtcaacagtgtcaaaggcagcactgagatcaagaaggatgagtatggaaagagaaccagaatcagaagctattaggagatcgttggtgactttgactagggcggtttctgtgctgtgaagttgacggaa belongs to Lepisosteus oculatus isolate fLepOcu1 chromosome 14, fLepOcu1.hap2, whole genome shotgun sequence and includes:
- the LOC138243180 gene encoding histone H4-like, with the translated sequence MSGRGKGGKGLGKGGAKRHHKVLCDNIQGITKPAIRRLARRGGVKRISGLIYEETRGVLKVFLENVIRDAVTYTEHAKRKTVTAMDVVYVLKRQGRTLYGFGG